The genomic segment CCGGGTAAACCCTTTCCTCAACGCCTTTCAACAGGTCAGTAACCTTCAATCTTCCCGCGGGATCGCGCAGCGAGGTGATTACGCGGGGCGGCTTGTTTAACATGATATACACCTTTTTTTCAGCAGCTGTTATTTCCCAGTTATCCAGGGTCACTTTATCACGGCGAGGGTCTATTTTGCTGCCTATCTCCCGGACCACCCTGCCGTTTACTTTAACCCGGCCATCCCTGATCAGGTTTTCGGCTTGGCGCCGCGAGGATACACCCGCTTTAGCCAGGAATTTTTGCAGCCTTTCCACCCGCATTTCACCTTTCTTGCCAGGCGTTTTCTAACTCCTATACTGTCAAAAATCGTCCTCCCTGTCAAACTGTTATTCCCAGCGCCAGGCGCTTAACCGAACACAGTATTGACAATGTACACCGAGGCTAGAAAAGTCGTCAAATCGGCAATCAGCCCGACGGCCAAAGAATAGCGGTACTGCTTTATACCCACGGAACCAAAGTATACGGTCAGGACAAAGAACGTGGTGTCAGTGCTTCCCTGCATAGTCGAGGCCATTCTCCCGATCAGGGAATCGGGGCCGTAAGAGTTAATGAGCTCGGCAGCCACACCCAGCGCGCCGCCGCCTGAAAACGGGCGCATCAGGGCCAGCGGAACCACTTCTGCCGGAATGCGGGCTGCTCTAAAAACGGGCCCCAGGACATGGCTCAACAAATCCATTGCACCGGCCTGTCGAAAAATACTGACAGCCATCATCATGGCTACAAGGTAAGGTATGATGCGCACTGCAATGCCAAACCCTTCCTCGGCGCCCCGGATAAAGGCTTCGTACACCCTCACCCCCCGGAAAAAAGCATAAACAGGAACAAGGAACAAAAAGGCCGGGACAGCCCAGAGCGAGACTTCACGAAAGACACTGCCCATTACCCGTCATCTCCTGCCGTAAATCATGCGCAGAACACCGTCAGCCAGCACAGCCGCGCACATGCCTGCTGCCGTCGCCAAAAAAGTGGTCCCCACGATTTCGGTGGGATCGGCCGAACCAGCGGCTGCCCGGATACCGATAATCATGGTGGGCATCAGGGTAATACAGGCTGTGTTTATCGCCAGGAACGTGCACATGGCCGGACTTGCCCTTTCCTTTGCCGGATTGATGCTCTGCAGTTCCTGCATGGCCTTAAGACCGAAGGGAGTGGCAGCATTCCCAAGTCCCAGGATGTTTGCGCTCAGGTTCATTACCATGGCGCCCACGGCCGGGTGCTGAGGGGGCACCGAAGGAAAGAGCAGCCGCATGAGCGGTCTCAAAACCCGGGCAAAGGCCGCCACCAGACCCGCCTCTTCCGCAATTCTCATCATCCCCAGCCAGAAACTCATTATGCCTGCCAGCTCCAGAGAATACTTCACCGCCGCCTGGGCGGATTGGAAAGCGGACTGGGTAATGACCTCAGGCTTTCCCTTTACTGCCGCCATGATAATCCCCGACAAGATCATCGCCGCCCAGATCAGGTTGATCATAATTTCTCCTCCAGGTCTTTTTCTTCATATTATTCGGAATCTAAGGAATACGTGGAACGGCGGCTTGCGCCGCGTTTTTCACCCTTCGGGTATAACTTATGAAAAAGCATACCTCCCTAGAACAAAAACGTTATTGTATTTCCTTAACAGTCGGCGGGTTTTCCGCCCTGGCTTCTGCAGCCGGTTTTTTTTTGAAGCCGTCAATAACGCCCTGTATTCTCTCAATTACCTGCGGGGCCATCTCCACTAGCCTTTCCAGGTAAGCGTTGTGTCCTGTCACCGGCATCAGCCGGACCTGTCCCTGGCCGACCACCAGAAAACCTACAG from the Peptococcaceae bacterium genome contains:
- a CDS encoding spore maturation protein translates to MGSVFREVSLWAVPAFLFLVPVYAFFRGVRVYEAFIRGAEEGFGIAVRIIPYLVAMMMAVSIFRQAGAMDLLSHVLGPVFRAARIPAEVVPLALMRPFSGGGALGVAAELINSYGPDSLIGRMASTMQGSTDTTFFVLTVYFGSVGIKQYRYSLAVGLIADLTTFLASVYIVNTVFG
- a CDS encoding spore maturation protein: MINLIWAAMILSGIIMAAVKGKPEVITQSAFQSAQAAVKYSLELAGIMSFWLGMMRIAEEAGLVAAFARVLRPLMRLLFPSVPPQHPAVGAMVMNLSANILGLGNAATPFGLKAMQELQSINPAKERASPAMCTFLAINTACITLMPTMIIGIRAAAGSADPTEIVGTTFLATAAGMCAAVLADGVLRMIYGRR